A stretch of Pseudomonas sp. LRP2-20 DNA encodes these proteins:
- a CDS encoding carbon-nitrogen hydrolase family protein, with translation MKLELVQLAGRDGDTAYNLRRTLDAIIHCAPGVDIIVFPEAQITGFLNHQNIAEQALALDSPIILAVQQAARERQVAVVVGLIENDGGHYYNTTLFITPEGVQLSYRKTHLWVSEPGLVLPGDRYGTVEWRGVRIGLLICYDTEFPETARAVAALGAELILVTDGNMEPYGHVHRTSVTARAQENQVFAVVVNRVGDGEDNTVFAGGSAVIDPSGQMLLESGRQECRHVIELDMTQLADARALYHYQADQRFQLPGERIEHADGRRELLIP, from the coding sequence ATGAAGCTCGAACTTGTACAGCTGGCGGGGCGCGATGGCGACACCGCCTACAATCTGCGACGTACGCTGGACGCCATCATCCATTGCGCTCCAGGTGTCGATATCATTGTTTTTCCCGAAGCGCAGATCACCGGTTTCCTGAACCACCAGAACATTGCCGAACAGGCCTTGGCCCTGGACAGCCCCATTATCCTGGCCGTCCAGCAGGCCGCTCGTGAGCGCCAGGTGGCGGTGGTAGTGGGGCTGATCGAGAACGACGGTGGGCATTATTACAACACGACGTTGTTCATCACCCCTGAAGGGGTTCAGCTCAGTTATCGCAAGACCCACCTCTGGGTTTCCGAACCCGGGCTGGTGCTGCCCGGCGACCGTTATGGCACCGTGGAGTGGCGCGGCGTGCGTATCGGCCTGCTGATCTGCTACGACACCGAGTTCCCGGAAACCGCCCGGGCTGTAGCGGCACTGGGCGCCGAGTTGATCCTGGTCACCGATGGCAACATGGAACCCTATGGTCACGTGCATCGAACCTCGGTCACCGCCCGTGCGCAGGAAAACCAGGTGTTCGCCGTGGTCGTGAACCGGGTTGGGGACGGTGAGGACAATACCGTTTTCGCCGGTGGCAGTGCGGTAATCGACCCGTCCGGGCAGATGTTGTTGGAAAGTGGGCGCCAGGAGTGCCGACATGTCATCGAGTTGGACATGACCCAACTGGCCGATGCTCGTGCGCTCTACCACTACCAGGCGGACCAGCGCTTCCAGTTGCCCGGTGAACGCATCGAACACGCCGATGGCCGCCGTGAACTGCTGATTCCCTGA
- a CDS encoding helix-turn-helix transcriptional regulator, whose amino-acid sequence MTPTLQDMAWHRAAGHVIEHLDKADFWRTLSRLISEYVPIDNWAVLLFSDGCPFAFAESPYEGEGPDPLFHDYIKGMYLLDPFYIANREQPATGLFRLADVAPERFKDTEYHERYFNHYVKQDELHYNVRLDEVRSLCLSLGSRHLFTPEQVSLLEMIRPWVVGLMRQRMFFEAAMPESAPRQAPRWQSNLEEAMVRLGTPLTARELDVIRLILSGCSNKEVAGKLSISAETVKVHRRHVYVKLNIKSPQELFSLFHKAQVETV is encoded by the coding sequence ATGACACCAACGCTCCAGGACATGGCCTGGCATCGCGCTGCCGGCCACGTGATCGAACACCTGGACAAGGCGGATTTCTGGCGAACCCTAAGCCGTTTGATAAGCGAATATGTGCCGATTGATAACTGGGCGGTGCTGCTGTTCAGCGACGGTTGCCCGTTTGCATTCGCTGAAAGCCCGTATGAAGGGGAAGGCCCCGACCCGCTGTTCCACGACTACATCAAGGGCATGTATCTACTCGACCCTTTCTACATCGCCAACCGCGAACAACCTGCAACCGGGCTGTTCCGTCTGGCGGACGTGGCGCCGGAGCGCTTCAAGGACACCGAGTACCACGAGCGTTACTTCAACCATTATGTGAAGCAGGATGAGTTGCACTACAACGTGCGATTGGATGAAGTGCGCAGCCTGTGCCTGTCACTGGGAAGCCGGCACCTGTTCACGCCCGAGCAGGTTTCGCTGTTGGAGATGATTCGCCCGTGGGTAGTGGGCCTGATGCGCCAGCGTATGTTTTTCGAGGCAGCGATGCCTGAAAGCGCACCTCGCCAGGCGCCGCGCTGGCAATCCAACCTTGAAGAGGCGATGGTGCGCCTTGGTACGCCTTTGACCGCCAGGGAGCTGGATGTGATCCGCCTGATCCTCAGCGGCTGCTCGAACAAGGAAGTGGCCGGCAAGCTGAGTATCTCGGCAGAGACCGTCAAGGTCCACCGGCGGCATGTCTACGTGAAGCTGAATATAAAATCGCCGCAAGAACTGTTTTCGCTTTTCCACAAGGCACAGGTGGAAAC
- a CDS encoding polyamine ABC transporter substrate-binding protein — MTLHRLLKFGLIALLGTSLNPAYAEPARVHLYNWSDFLAPETPKEFEADTGISLIWDAFDNAEVMQSKLMTGRTGYDVVMVPDDLLPSLAKAGVIQELDRERLNNWSHLAPEILEKQQGNDPENRYAVPYMWGTTGIGYDQAKVEQLLGKNAPVNSWDLIFKEENIAKLSKCGVAMLDAPVEIVPIALNYLGLPPNSKNPEDYRKAEALLLKIRPYIRYFDSSKFTTDLANGDICAVVGWGGSVYSAKVTADHANNGVKLAYSIPKEGAPVWFENMVLLKDAPHPQQGYDFINYMLRPQVIAKSSDYVGYPNGNKDATALINPQLRDNPAFYPSKEIMATLYALETLPLKLERVRTRIWSKVKSGT; from the coding sequence ATGACGCTTCACCGTTTACTGAAGTTCGGCCTCATCGCGCTGCTCGGTACCAGCTTGAACCCCGCATACGCGGAGCCTGCCCGTGTGCACCTGTATAACTGGTCGGACTTCCTGGCACCGGAAACACCCAAGGAATTCGAAGCAGATACGGGTATCTCGCTGATCTGGGACGCCTTCGACAATGCCGAAGTGATGCAAAGCAAGCTGATGACCGGGCGCACCGGTTATGACGTGGTGATGGTACCCGACGACCTGTTGCCCAGTTTGGCCAAGGCCGGAGTGATACAGGAGCTGGATCGTGAACGGCTGAACAACTGGTCTCACCTAGCCCCGGAAATCCTGGAAAAGCAGCAAGGCAACGACCCGGAAAACCGCTATGCCGTACCGTACATGTGGGGCACTACTGGGATCGGCTATGACCAAGCCAAGGTCGAGCAACTGCTGGGCAAGAACGCGCCGGTGAATTCCTGGGACCTGATATTCAAAGAGGAAAACATCGCGAAGCTCAGTAAATGCGGCGTCGCGATGCTGGATGCACCCGTGGAGATCGTGCCTATTGCGCTGAACTACCTGGGGCTGCCACCCAATAGCAAGAACCCCGAAGACTATCGCAAGGCTGAAGCGTTGCTGCTCAAGATCCGCCCGTATATCCGCTACTTCGATTCCTCGAAGTTCACCACCGACCTGGCCAATGGTGACATCTGTGCCGTGGTCGGCTGGGGCGGCTCGGTCTACAGCGCCAAGGTTACGGCAGACCATGCCAACAATGGCGTCAAACTGGCCTACAGCATCCCGAAAGAAGGCGCGCCGGTCTGGTTTGAAAACATGGTGTTGCTCAAGGATGCACCTCACCCGCAGCAGGGCTATGACTTCATCAACTACATGCTGCGCCCGCAAGTGATTGCCAAAAGCTCCGATTATGTCGGTTATCCCAATGGCAACAAGGACGCCACGGCCCTCATCAATCCGCAGCTGCGCGACAATCCGGCGTTTTACCCCTCGAAGGAGATAATGGCAACGCTGTATGCGCTCGAAACGCTGCCGCTCAAACTGGAGCGTGTGCGTACCCGGATCTGGAGCAAGGTGAAGAGTGGCACTTGA
- a CDS encoding GFA family protein encodes MAEVYQGSCLCAKVRFELIGAPQAVSHCHCSQCRKGHGALFASYGSVPRSALRVLEGSSQIKAYASSRKVVREFCMECGSTLFWSRSHGEFADWVSIALGTLDTPFIPHKQKHVHADAAALWYTPVSD; translated from the coding sequence ATGGCTGAGGTCTATCAGGGGAGTTGCTTATGTGCGAAGGTCAGATTCGAGCTGATTGGTGCACCCCAAGCAGTAAGTCATTGTCATTGCAGCCAGTGCCGAAAAGGGCACGGAGCGTTGTTCGCTTCGTACGGCAGCGTTCCTCGCAGCGCGCTTCGAGTATTAGAAGGTTCCAGCCAGATCAAAGCCTATGCCTCTTCACGGAAGGTCGTGCGTGAGTTCTGCATGGAGTGTGGTTCGACCTTGTTCTGGTCACGATCGCACGGGGAGTTTGCCGACTGGGTTTCGATAGCCTTAGGCACGCTCGACACACCCTTCATACCCCATAAACAAAAACATGTTCATGCTGACGCCGCAGCCCTTTGGTACACGCCAGTAAGCGACTGA